The Flavobacterium marginilacus genome window below encodes:
- a CDS encoding KTSC domain-containing protein, with protein MKKIVEYRKLLNVEKTVELKELKTIYRNAMKDAHPDKFQGDDAGLKAAEENSKKIIEAYHFLVSINPATIKQLLPEYTETVATATITDYKFVEGRLIVNFSNGSIYEYISVPKAIYIKMVNADSPGRFAKRHIFNAYPWRKTTAQE; from the coding sequence ATGAAAAAAATAGTTGAATACCGAAAACTACTTAACGTAGAAAAAACAGTTGAGCTTAAAGAATTGAAAACCATCTATCGTAACGCGATGAAAGATGCGCATCCTGATAAATTTCAAGGTGACGATGCTGGTTTAAAAGCTGCTGAAGAAAACAGTAAAAAAATAATTGAAGCTTATCATTTCTTGGTAAGTATCAATCCAGCGACAATCAAACAGCTTTTACCTGAATATACTGAAACCGTCGCTACAGCAACAATAACTGATTACAAATTTGTTGAAGGCAGATTAATTGTTAATTTTTCTAACGGAAGTATTTATGAATACATTAGTGTTCCTAAAGCTATTTATATAAAAATGGTTAATGCAGATTCTCCTGGGCGTTTTGCAAAAAGACATATTTTTAATGCCTATCCTTGGAGAAAAACAACAGCACAAGAATAA
- a CDS encoding response regulator, translating into MSLKTIWVIDDDPIYQIIVNKIIKKSELFSSVSSFKNGKDAIDALKCTLNNNETTPDIILLDINMPVMDGWEFMNEMVLLKSQIKEQTNIYIVSSSIALEDKSKAKEYSEIIAYLSKPISPNDLILIAASN; encoded by the coding sequence ATGAGTCTAAAAACAATATGGGTAATAGACGATGACCCTATTTATCAGATTATAGTAAATAAAATTATAAAAAAATCAGAATTATTTTCAAGTGTTTCCAGTTTCAAAAACGGTAAGGACGCCATTGATGCATTAAAATGCACATTAAATAATAATGAAACAACACCTGATATAATTCTTTTGGATATTAATATGCCTGTTATGGACGGCTGGGAATTTATGAACGAAATGGTACTCTTAAAATCACAGATAAAAGAACAGACAAACATATATATTGTAAGTTCGTCAATTGCATTGGAAGATAAAAGCAAAGCAAAAGAATATTCTGAAATCATTGCTTATTTATCAAAGCCAATCAGTCCGAATGATTTGATATTAATAGCTGCGAGCAACTAA
- a CDS encoding DUF4369 domain-containing protein, translated as MKKIILFLTATALLTSCSKDKYTISGTAKGFENGKTVIMETQDEKGMGLIAVDTVKIENGKFEMEGKVTEPAFHTLQIEGAQGKIPFILENGDITVVVNKDTIQKSKISGTYNNDEYVKFNEDITKIQKPLMDFQTANMQKMQTAQQTKDTATINGLMKEYTKIQTEIGTTSKAKYVDYANTHPKAFISVLIIEGMSNDPSVDSKKIESMFNNLEESLKNSKHGKAVKTKIEALKLPSVGAAAAPAAPAAK; from the coding sequence ATGAAAAAAATTATTTTATTTCTTACCGCTACAGCTTTACTTACTTCTTGTAGCAAAGACAAATACACAATCTCAGGAACTGCTAAAGGATTTGAAAACGGTAAAACCGTTATCATGGAAACCCAGGATGAGAAAGGAATGGGGTTAATAGCTGTAGATACAGTAAAAATAGAAAACGGAAAATTTGAAATGGAAGGAAAAGTAACTGAACCAGCTTTTCATACATTACAAATTGAAGGTGCACAAGGTAAAATTCCATTTATTTTAGAGAACGGTGATATTACAGTTGTAGTTAATAAAGATACTATCCAAAAATCTAAAATTTCAGGTACATATAATAATGATGAGTATGTGAAATTTAATGAAGACATCACTAAAATACAAAAGCCTTTAATGGACTTTCAAACAGCTAATATGCAAAAAATGCAAACGGCTCAGCAAACTAAAGATACAGCAACTATCAATGGTTTAATGAAAGAATATACTAAAATCCAAACTGAAATTGGAACTACATCAAAAGCTAAATATGTAGATTATGCTAACACGCATCCAAAAGCTTTTATTAGTGTATTAATTATTGAAGGTATGAGTAATGATCCATCAGTAGATTCTAAAAAAATTGAGTCTATGTTCAATAATTTAGAAGAGTCATTGAAAAACTCTAAACATGGTAAAGCTGTAAAAACAAAAATCGAAGCATTAAAACTTCCTTCAGTAGGTGCAGCAGCAGCTCCAGCGGCGCCGGCAGCTAAATGA
- a CDS encoding alkaline phosphatase family protein has protein sequence MKKSLIISSFAFLSFLGVNAQQKEISKNPKIVLITLDGFRWQELFTGADEKLIREKKYVEDTTDLKEKFWRKTPEERRTALMPFFWNEVTKMGQLHGNRNFGSEVNLTNTMWFSYPGYNEILTGAADDKRINSNDKFNNPNTTVLEKINNTAAYKGKVAAFGSWDVFPFIVNEERSGIPVNAGFEEAKGSDLSPRETFLNELQSKVPSPWDSVRFDAFTSNYALEYMKKNHPELIYISYGETDDFAHDGNYQAYLKSAHAADGLIKELWNFTQKDTFYKNNTIFIVSTDHGRGTEPLDQWRSHGSKINGADQVYLVVFGNGIQVLGEVKSKEQLYSNQIAPTVLQLLDSKANDPDMKGKPLSILKK, from the coding sequence ATGAAAAAGTCACTTATAATTTCAAGTTTTGCTTTCTTAAGTTTTTTGGGAGTAAACGCTCAACAAAAAGAAATAAGTAAAAATCCAAAAATTGTGCTTATTACTCTGGATGGATTCCGCTGGCAGGAATTATTTACTGGTGCAGATGAAAAGCTGATCAGAGAAAAAAAGTATGTAGAAGATACTACGGATTTAAAGGAAAAATTCTGGAGAAAAACACCCGAAGAACGCAGAACAGCCTTAATGCCTTTTTTCTGGAATGAAGTTACAAAAATGGGGCAATTGCATGGCAACAGAAACTTCGGGAGTGAAGTGAATCTGACCAATACAATGTGGTTTTCGTATCCGGGATACAACGAAATACTGACTGGTGCTGCCGATGATAAGAGAATAAACAGTAACGATAAATTCAATAATCCAAACACAACAGTTTTAGAAAAAATTAATAATACTGCTGCATATAAAGGCAAAGTGGCTGCTTTTGGCAGTTGGGATGTGTTTCCGTTTATTGTGAACGAAGAGCGTTCGGGAATACCTGTAAACGCAGGTTTTGAGGAAGCTAAGGGGTCGGATCTTTCGCCTAGAGAAACGTTTTTAAATGAATTGCAATCCAAAGTGCCATCTCCTTGGGATTCGGTTCGATTTGATGCATTTACATCTAATTATGCTTTGGAGTACATGAAGAAAAATCATCCCGAATTAATTTATATTTCTTATGGAGAAACTGATGATTTTGCCCACGACGGAAACTATCAGGCCTATTTGAAATCGGCTCATGCAGCAGATGGATTAATAAAAGAATTATGGAATTTTACCCAGAAAGATACATTTTATAAAAACAATACCATTTTTATTGTTTCTACAGATCATGGCCGCGGAACTGAACCTTTGGATCAGTGGAGAAGCCACGGGTCAAAAATAAATGGTGCCGATCAGGTGTATTTGGTTGTGTTTGGAAACGGAATTCAAGTTTTAGGAGAGGTAAAATCAAAAGAACAGCTGTACAGCAATCAGATTGCACCAACTGTTTTACAGCTTTTGGATTCCAAAGCAAACGATCCTGATATGAAAGGAAAACCATTATCAATTCTTAAAAAATAG
- a CDS encoding DUF5690 family protein — protein MSNKKSDVPFVLSASLAAFGAYFCMYAFRKPFSAATFEGLEVFHIDYKILLIIAQVAGYAISKFIGIKIISELKAHQRAFYLLGLIGIAETALILFAIVPKPYNIICMFFNGIPLGMIWGIVFSYLEGRKFTEILGVALSTSFIVSSGVVKSAGLFVMESLGFSQFSMPAITGLLFVPPLLFFTWMLERIPKPTAEDIELRSERIPMNSKDRKKVLLKFSFPITLWILFYTYLTAFRDFRDNFARELWDSLGFRSDISVFSSSEMYVAAIVLLVLGAAFYFKDNMKALFFYHVLLIIGSLSIGISTILFRSGNISPYSWMVVSGFGLYICYVPFNCLFFDRFIAAFKIKGNAGFLIYVGDAFGYLGSVLILLYKNFGQSASSWLLFFINGAYIVAVMGVGVASISIIYLNRKKKKSKKETINYQLVLNENSI, from the coding sequence ATGAGTAATAAAAAGTCAGATGTGCCTTTTGTGCTTTCTGCTTCATTGGCTGCTTTTGGAGCTTACTTTTGTATGTATGCTTTTAGAAAACCATTTAGTGCTGCCACTTTTGAGGGATTGGAAGTTTTTCATATCGATTATAAAATTCTGCTGATTATTGCTCAGGTAGCAGGTTATGCGATTTCGAAATTTATTGGCATAAAAATTATTTCGGAGCTAAAAGCGCATCAGCGTGCCTTTTATCTGTTAGGATTAATCGGGATTGCAGAGACAGCTTTGATATTGTTTGCAATTGTTCCAAAACCGTACAATATCATCTGTATGTTTTTTAACGGCATACCATTAGGTATGATTTGGGGAATTGTTTTCTCGTATTTGGAAGGAAGAAAATTTACCGAAATATTAGGAGTTGCCCTGAGTACAAGTTTTATCGTTTCTAGCGGAGTGGTAAAATCAGCAGGCCTTTTTGTGATGGAATCACTGGGCTTTTCCCAATTTTCGATGCCTGCTATCACGGGTTTGTTATTCGTACCGCCCTTATTATTTTTTACTTGGATGCTGGAGAGGATTCCAAAACCAACAGCCGAAGATATTGAGCTGCGCTCAGAACGTATTCCAATGAATAGTAAAGACCGTAAAAAAGTATTGCTTAAATTTTCATTTCCGATCACTCTCTGGATTCTGTTTTATACCTATTTGACCGCATTTAGAGACTTCCGCGACAATTTTGCCCGTGAACTATGGGACAGCCTTGGATTTAGAAGTGACATATCCGTTTTTTCAAGTTCAGAAATGTATGTAGCTGCGATTGTATTATTGGTTTTGGGAGCTGCCTTTTACTTTAAAGACAATATGAAAGCCTTGTTTTTTTATCATGTATTATTAATAATCGGTTCGTTGTCCATTGGAATTTCGACTATTTTATTCCGCTCAGGGAATATTAGCCCTTACTCATGGATGGTAGTTTCCGGCTTTGGATTATACATTTGTTATGTACCATTTAATTGCCTTTTTTTCGACCGCTTCATTGCAGCTTTTAAGATAAAAGGAAATGCAGGCTTTTTGATTTATGTAGGCGATGCTTTTGGTTATTTAGGAAGCGTGTTAATCTTACTATATAAAAATTTTGGACAGTCGGCTTCATCATGGCTGCTGTTTTTTATAAACGGAGCCTATATAGTTGCGGTTATGGGAGTGGGGGTGGCTTCAATATCCATTATCTATCTCAATAGAAAAAAGAAAAAGAGTAAAAAAGAAACTATAAATTATCAATTGGTTTTGAATGAAAACAGTATATGA
- a CDS encoding phosphonatase-like hydrolase: MKRRIELVVFDMAGTTVDEGNVVYKTVQKVINDEGFNVSLNDVLKHGAGKEKHQAIAAILKECTDLNGIEKVAYKAFTNFKIALEKAYNDLDVKTFEGTESLFKDLRANQIKVVLNTGYDTVTANKLLSKLGWKVGVTIDALVTADDVENGRPDGDMILKAMQITAVNDAQKVLKVGDSAIDIEEGKNANCGITAGVLTGAQTREQIQEANPTYILENLNGLRAILL; the protein is encoded by the coding sequence ATGAAACGAAGAATAGAATTGGTGGTATTTGATATGGCCGGAACAACTGTAGATGAGGGAAATGTAGTTTATAAAACAGTACAAAAAGTAATCAATGATGAAGGATTTAATGTGTCTTTAAATGATGTTTTAAAACATGGAGCAGGTAAGGAAAAGCATCAGGCCATTGCAGCTATTTTAAAAGAATGTACTGATTTAAACGGAATAGAGAAAGTTGCATATAAGGCATTTACAAACTTTAAAATAGCTTTAGAAAAAGCATATAACGATTTAGATGTAAAAACTTTTGAAGGAACAGAATCCTTATTCAAAGATTTGCGAGCGAATCAGATAAAAGTAGTTTTAAATACAGGTTATGATACTGTTACTGCAAATAAATTACTCAGCAAATTAGGCTGGAAAGTAGGTGTAACCATTGATGCTTTAGTCACAGCTGATGATGTAGAAAATGGCCGGCCTGATGGTGATATGATTTTGAAAGCTATGCAGATCACCGCCGTAAATGATGCTCAAAAAGTTTTAAAAGTAGGCGATTCGGCAATTGATATAGAAGAAGGAAAAAATGCCAATTGTGGGATAACTGCAGGAGTTTTAACAGGAGCACAGACTCGTGAGCAGATTCAAGAAGCAAATCCTACTTATATTTTGGAAAATTTAAACGGATTACGGGCAATATTGTTATAA
- a CDS encoding PAS domain S-box protein, with translation MTGFLIFLILSFCVGLSIFLRFQVIKVNERREMGQTLENLHQNIEQCLKGCYTTTLTLALTINDSGTPDNFESISSQLLASNNSISAVQLVPDGVIKYIYPLEENKSALNLNIFKIPSIRNEAFKSLADKKMYFAGPLVLRQGGIGIVGRLPVYKKNKFWGFSAVVIKFKDLLKVSGINSIDTNKYYFQFSKINPNTKKEEFFLPVKKDIYKQEQIFKKIPDGNWKLYLSQKKQKYHYSVLFLPSILGFILALLIASLVTVLLNRPRQLQHLVNIQASKLLNSEIKFKTIFDQAPLGIALVDEETGKFLEINSKFCELLGYSEQEMKTKNYQSITHPKDLPKNELNVYELKEEKIKNYTTKKRYITKSNITIWVNLIVSSLSKTKKERRTNIAIVEDITLQKQILEDLKKSEKQFRNLFDNSPIPMWEIDLSLIKNYLTDLNLVGKKASTAESYFKENPETVLKCFALIKVIAVNDQCLQLLNIKTKNELDNNLEQVLDTETINDFIKQLVAITQNKRQFAYDTKIKNSNGESIDIHFQWNAIRGYEKTMGRMIISTEDITFRKKNEKLIVNSQRKVEALINTIDGIVWECDIKTFRFTFVSKKVEQILGFTSEEWLSNPNFWSEHIYPDDRDWALEYCTKKTNQLLNHDFEYRMVCKNGTVIWLRDMVNIVYENGVATSLHGIMIDITKSKNIEADLNNSFNLVSRQNERLLNFSYIISHNLRSHTSNIASIVTLLQTSETPEEKEQMLGLLISVSGLLNETMQHLNEVINIRTNVSLVVQRLNLNEYVENVMKVFSQQIISKKIAIFNHIPEDLIINYNPAYLESILYNLISNAIRYSHPERKIIIYLKWITEDDKNYLEISDNGIGIDLVKNGNKIFGLYKTFSSDPSSKGVGLFITKNQIEAMGGSITVSSEPNVGTTFKIDIL, from the coding sequence ATGACAGGATTTTTAATTTTTTTAATCCTAAGTTTTTGTGTTGGTCTTTCAATTTTTCTGCGTTTTCAGGTTATTAAAGTAAATGAGCGCCGTGAAATGGGGCAGACTCTTGAGAATCTGCACCAAAACATAGAACAGTGCCTTAAGGGCTGTTACACTACTACATTAACACTTGCATTAACGATTAATGACAGTGGCACTCCTGATAATTTTGAATCTATAAGTTCACAGCTTTTGGCTTCAAATAATTCTATTAGTGCAGTTCAGCTGGTACCAGATGGAGTTATCAAGTATATTTATCCATTAGAGGAAAATAAATCTGCTTTAAATCTTAATATTTTTAAGATTCCAAGTATTAGAAATGAAGCATTTAAATCATTAGCAGATAAAAAAATGTATTTTGCCGGTCCTTTGGTCTTGAGGCAGGGCGGAATTGGCATTGTTGGCAGATTACCAGTTTACAAAAAAAACAAGTTTTGGGGATTTTCTGCAGTTGTAATTAAATTCAAAGATTTATTAAAAGTTTCCGGAATCAATTCAATTGACACCAATAAATATTATTTTCAGTTTTCAAAAATAAATCCCAATACTAAAAAAGAAGAATTTTTTCTTCCTGTCAAAAAAGATATTTATAAACAAGAACAAATTTTTAAAAAGATTCCTGACGGAAATTGGAAATTATATCTCAGTCAAAAAAAGCAGAAGTATCATTACTCTGTTCTTTTTCTGCCTTCAATTTTAGGATTTATTCTGGCACTGCTCATAGCCTCGCTTGTCACAGTTTTATTAAACAGACCGCGTCAATTACAGCACCTGGTCAACATTCAAGCCTCAAAACTATTGAACAGCGAAATTAAATTTAAAACTATTTTTGATCAGGCTCCGCTGGGAATTGCTCTTGTTGATGAAGAAACAGGTAAATTTCTAGAAATCAATAGTAAATTTTGTGAGTTATTAGGATATTCAGAACAAGAAATGAAAACCAAAAATTATCAGTCAATCACGCATCCAAAAGATTTACCGAAAAATGAGCTAAACGTATATGAACTTAAAGAAGAAAAAATTAAAAATTATACCACCAAAAAAAGATATATTACTAAATCCAATATAACCATATGGGTAAATTTAATTGTTTCGTCACTTTCGAAAACAAAAAAAGAAAGAAGAACCAATATTGCTATTGTTGAAGATATTACCTTGCAAAAGCAAATTTTGGAGGATCTTAAAAAAAGTGAAAAACAGTTTAGAAACCTCTTTGATAATTCACCTATACCAATGTGGGAAATTGATTTGTCTTTAATTAAAAATTACCTGACGGATTTAAATCTCGTTGGCAAAAAAGCATCCACAGCAGAAAGCTATTTTAAAGAGAATCCAGAAACAGTATTAAAATGCTTTGCACTAATCAAAGTTATTGCTGTAAATGACCAATGCCTGCAGCTCCTTAATATAAAAACAAAAAATGAGTTAGATAACAATTTAGAACAGGTACTGGATACTGAAACCATAAACGATTTTATAAAACAATTAGTTGCAATTACACAAAACAAAAGGCAATTTGCCTATGATACCAAAATAAAGAACAGCAACGGTGAATCAATAGATATTCACTTTCAATGGAATGCAATTCGCGGGTATGAAAAAACTATGGGACGAATGATTATTTCAACGGAGGATATTACTTTTCGAAAGAAAAACGAAAAATTGATCGTTAACTCGCAGCGAAAAGTCGAAGCCCTTATTAATACCATAGACGGAATTGTTTGGGAATGTGATATAAAAACATTTAGATTTACTTTTGTCAGCAAAAAAGTCGAACAGATTTTAGGTTTTACCTCAGAGGAATGGTTGAGCAACCCAAATTTTTGGAGCGAACACATTTATCCAGATGACAGAGATTGGGCACTGGAATATTGCACTAAAAAAACAAATCAGCTTTTAAATCATGATTTCGAATATAGAATGGTCTGTAAAAACGGAACGGTTATATGGCTTCGGGATATGGTAAATATTGTTTATGAAAATGGAGTGGCGACAAGTCTGCATGGTATAATGATTGACATAACAAAATCAAAAAACATCGAAGCTGATTTAAATAATTCATTTAATCTGGTATCCAGGCAAAACGAAAGACTGTTGAATTTTTCCTATATAATTTCACATAATCTAAGGTCTCACACCAGTAATATTGCTTCAATTGTTACTTTACTTCAGACTTCAGAAACTCCTGAGGAAAAAGAACAAATGTTAGGATTGTTAATTTCAGTTTCTGGTCTGCTTAATGAAACAATGCAGCATTTAAACGAGGTAATCAATATACGGACAAACGTCAGTTTAGTAGTTCAGCGATTGAATTTGAATGAGTATGTTGAAAATGTGATGAAAGTATTCTCCCAGCAGATTATTTCAAAAAAAATAGCAATCTTCAATCATATTCCTGAAGATCTGATTATCAATTACAACCCTGCCTATTTAGAAAGCATTCTTTATAATTTAATTTCAAATGCAATCAGGTATAGTCATCCGGAACGAAAAATAATCATATATTTAAAGTGGATAACCGAAGATGATAAAAATTATCTGGAAATATCCGATAACGGTATTGGAATAGATTTAGTAAAAAACGGCAATAAAATTTTTGGCCTGTATAAGACTTTCAGCAGTGATCCATCTTCAAAAGGAGTTGGGTTATTCATCACAAAAAACCAAATAGAAGCAATGGGCGGTTCTATAACTGTAAGTAGCGAACCTAATGTGGGAACAACATTTAAAATTGATATCTTATGA
- a CDS encoding TIGR03364 family FAD-dependent oxidoreductase → MKTVYDLIVVGGGVLGTFHAFHALKKGLKVAVIEKDKMPISATVKNFGQVVPSGMNSKWQAYGRESLLIYKEIQSQFDISIRQQGSVYLASNDEEMMLIEELAQINKSNNYDSELLTKQECLNKYQGLRPDYVKAGLFFPDEVTVEPRTMIYRLQQYMQQYLGLELITNTAITNCENTHEGVTLQSAAMETFLSKKVIICNGNEFKTLYPELFFNSDLEVSKLQMLQTKPQNNYKLDGSILTGLSIRRYEAFHECPSFKEIKAKESRDSLEKKWGVHILFKQAMDGSVILGDSHQYADARNSDDLGFNLDMDIDNFMIEEAKKIIDLPTYEIQNRWFGTYSQCRTKDVFEHTIGENIHIITGIGGKGMTGSAGFSKENITKIFNI, encoded by the coding sequence ATGAAAACAGTATATGATTTAATAGTCGTGGGAGGTGGAGTTCTAGGAACTTTTCATGCCTTTCACGCTTTAAAAAAAGGATTAAAAGTGGCTGTTATCGAAAAAGATAAAATGCCAATCAGTGCTACAGTTAAAAATTTTGGACAAGTTGTTCCATCAGGAATGAATTCAAAATGGCAGGCCTATGGAAGAGAAAGTTTATTGATTTATAAAGAAATTCAAAGTCAATTTGATATTTCTATCAGGCAGCAAGGATCCGTTTATTTGGCTTCCAATGACGAAGAAATGATGCTTATTGAAGAGCTGGCTCAAATAAATAAATCGAATAATTACGATTCAGAACTTTTGACCAAGCAAGAATGTCTGAATAAATACCAGGGACTGCGTCCCGATTATGTAAAAGCAGGGCTGTTTTTTCCAGATGAAGTTACTGTCGAACCCAGAACAATGATTTACAGGCTTCAGCAATATATGCAGCAGTATTTAGGGTTGGAATTGATTACTAATACTGCGATAACAAATTGCGAAAATACGCATGAAGGGGTAACTCTTCAAAGCGCTGCTATGGAAACTTTTTTATCAAAAAAAGTAATAATCTGTAACGGTAATGAATTCAAAACTTTATATCCCGAGTTGTTTTTCAACAGTGATCTTGAAGTTTCAAAATTACAGATGCTTCAGACAAAACCGCAAAACAATTACAAATTAGACGGTTCTATTTTAACAGGATTATCAATCAGGAGGTATGAGGCTTTTCATGAATGTCCATCGTTTAAAGAGATTAAAGCTAAAGAAAGCAGAGATTCTTTAGAAAAAAAATGGGGAGTTCATATTCTGTTTAAGCAAGCTATGGATGGTTCTGTTATTTTGGGTGACTCACATCAATATGCCGATGCCAGAAACAGTGACGATCTGGGCTTTAATCTAGATATGGATATTGATAATTTCATGATTGAAGAAGCCAAAAAAATTATAGATCTGCCAACTTATGAAATTCAGAACAGGTGGTTTGGAACCTATTCACAATGCAGGACCAAAGATGTTTTTGAGCATACAATCGGCGAAAACATTCATATTATCACAGGAATTGGCGGAAAAGGAATGACAGGAAGTGCCGGATTTTCAAAAGAGAATATTACTAAAATTTTTAATATATAA
- a CDS encoding TlpA family protein disulfide reductase — protein MSLKESLGKVTIVDFWASWCGPCRRENPNVVAIYNELHSKGLNIIGVSLDEDPVKWKEAIAKDKLIWTQVSNLKGWEDPIAKQYKVESIPATFILDKSGNVVVQDLRGAELKAKIIELLGK, from the coding sequence ATCAGCCTTAAAGAAAGTTTAGGAAAAGTTACCATTGTTGATTTTTGGGCTTCATGGTGTGGTCCATGCCGAAGAGAGAATCCAAATGTAGTAGCTATTTATAACGAACTGCATTCAAAAGGTCTTAATATAATTGGTGTTTCTTTAGATGAAGATCCGGTAAAATGGAAAGAAGCTATTGCAAAAGACAAATTAATCTGGACACAGGTTTCAAATCTTAAAGGCTGGGAAGATCCAATCGCAAAGCAATACAAAGTGGAATCAATTCCGGCGACTTTCATACTTGATAAGTCCGGAAATGTAGTTGTACAAGATTTGAGAGGTGCTGAACTTAAAGCAAAAATCATAGAATTACTTGGAAAATAA
- a CDS encoding helix-turn-helix domain-containing protein, which yields MDDYLIGIGKRIKDIRKSCKKTISTIANTAQVSNGLISRIENGRTIPSLPVLLNIINALEIEVSVFFDGMPKSSRQNHIVSRADENSIIEKEDDAKGFTYKYIFGKQLSSIGFEAVLLEVKPDSQREKVETDAYEYKYVLSGECVYIIGDDEVLIKEGDSIFFDGRIPHVPVNRSSMTCKMLVLYFFFNTQND from the coding sequence ATGGACGATTATTTAATTGGAATTGGTAAACGAATTAAAGACATTAGAAAAAGCTGTAAAAAAACCATCAGTACCATTGCTAATACAGCTCAGGTAAGTAATGGCCTTATATCCAGGATTGAAAATGGAAGAACTATTCCCTCGCTTCCTGTTTTACTGAATATCATCAATGCATTGGAAATTGAAGTTTCTGTTTTTTTTGATGGAATGCCAAAATCTTCCAGACAGAATCATATTGTATCGAGAGCTGATGAAAATTCAATTATTGAAAAAGAAGATGATGCAAAGGGGTTTACATATAAATATATTTTCGGAAAACAGCTTTCATCTATCGGATTTGAAGCCGTATTATTAGAAGTAAAGCCGGACTCACAACGAGAAAAAGTTGAAACCGATGCTTATGAATACAAATACGTCCTTTCAGGTGAATGTGTTTATATTATCGGCGATGATGAAGTACTGATTAAAGAAGGAGATTCTATTTTTTTTGACGGAAGAATTCCTCACGTTCCCGTTAACCGCAGTTCAATGACTTGTAAAATGTTAGTATTATACTTCTTTTTTAATACTCAAAATGACTAA